From the Glutamicibacter halophytocola genome, the window GTGAAGGTGGAGCGCCGCACGGATGCGTCAGCCGAGCAGGCGCAACATGCCGGGACGGAACTGGCGAAACTCATCAAGATCCATATTGGTTCATCCTGCGCCATCGATGTTGTTGAGCCCGAATCGCTAGAGCGATCCATGGGCAAGCTCAAGAGGATCTATGACCTGCGCAATCAGTAATACGCGCAGGGACATGGAATAATCGATTCATCATGGACACTACCGACACTGCCAGCCGCCCGGTGAAACGCGGGCGCCCCGGGTACGACCAAGACGCCGTATTGAGAATTGCCGTCGAGGCTTTTAACGAATATGGCTATGACGCGACCTCGATGGGCAAGCTTGCCGACCGCTTGGGCATCAGCAAGTCCGCGATTTATCATCATGTTCCGTCAAAGGAGGACTTGCTGCGGCTGGCGTTGGACGCGGCACTCATCCCCCTGGAAGCGGTCAATACCGAGGTGCGCGCGCACGCGGGCAGTGCCGATGAGCGCCTGGAATTTTTCCTGCGCTCGACGATCCGCATTTTGATCGAAAAGCGCCCCTATGTAACCCTGCTCTTGCGCTTGCGGGGCAATACCGAGCTCGAACGCCAGGCTTTGGAACGCCGCCGTGCGATGGACCGCCAGCTTGCCGAGCTGGTCACGGCCGCGCAAAGCGACGGCAAGCTTCGAGATGATCTTGAGCCGCGTTCCACCGCCCGCCTCCTGTTCGGAACAATTAATTCGATCGTGGACTGGTACCGCGTTGATGGACCGCTCGAAGCTTCGGCGCTGGAAGAACAGGCCGTCTCGCTGCTCTTCCACGGTTTGCACACGGAAGTGAAGTAGGCCAATATCGTATCCCTCGAATGAGGCTCCCTGCTTTCGGCAGGGAGCCTCATCGGGCATTGCTGGCATCATGAGCTCAGGTCTTGTGGCGCATCCAACCTTCTAGAATTCTTTGGCTCACAGGATTCACCGTTAGCATCGAAGGGGTGCCTTGTGCACCAGTCGTTGCCAATCGATCGAGTGAAGAGCACCGTGGATTCCATCTTAGAAACCCTGTTCATGGCTACTGCTGACAGCGGTAGTTCCTACGTTCAGATCCTGCTGTCTGCCGCTAGCATGCTGCTAGTTTTCGTCTCCGCAATCCTGCTTGCGCATCGCAATGATTTGGGCTGGTGGACCCTGATCCTCTCGGTTTTTGTCGGCCCGATGATTTCCGCGTTGCAGTTTGATCTCTTGGGGCTGATCTACGCAATCCCTCTGCTGGTGCTGCCGATTTTTGGCCTTTGGCGCTTTTCGCAATTCAAGCTCAATGGCAAGTTCAGTCGCGAGGTCACCACGACGTCCATCACCAGCTGGTCAGCCGTCGGCATGATCGCGGGCTTGATCTTGCTTGTGGCCCTGCGCTTTGGCCCTTTCCTGTTCAACTCCGGCTTCCTGTCCGCTACGCCAGAAGTCTGGGTCATGTACTTCGCTGACGCCGCTATTTTCGCTTCCTTCGTCATGATCGCCCGCGGCGTGCGTGAAGGGTGGCTGCTGCTGGCCCTTGCAGCCATTGCCGATCTGGTGATCTACTTCGTGATTTCGCCAATGCTTGGCATGCTTGGCCTCTACGTTTTCATTGCCTTGGCCGCCGCCTACGGCTTCTTCCTGTGGCGCAGTTTGCCTGCGGCAGGGTCTGAGCCCGTGCAGATGGAGCTGGGTGAAGAAGAGCTTGCCTTGCAAAAAGCGAAGCAGGCGACCTTGGACAAGATGAACGCTGAAACCGAAAAATAACTGAAGGCAACGTGTTCCCGCACCATCTTGGAGCGGGAACACTTTTTTGTTGCTAGTTGCGCCAGTTGTCAGCCAGGTTCAAGGATCCGTCGGCTTGCACGGTGGCGGTGCGGTTGCTCCCCGATTCCCATACGGCATTGCCACTCTGGTCGTACTTGATGTACTTGTATTCAAACTGGGTCCCGGCAGGAAGATCTGCCGTTCCAGTCCAGCTGGGGTAGTTCGCCGGCGATAACTGCACAGCCTTGGCAGGATCCCAGCTGCCTAGTTCTGGCTGGTTGCCAACTATGCGGATGTTCTGTCCCATCGTGGTCTCTGCGGTCACGGCCACGCTGACATCGGCGGTGTCTTCCACTGGATCCGGCGTTTGTGATCCGCCGCCGGAACCATCAGCAAGGGCTCCGATATGCAGTGCCACGGCGCCGTAGGCAGGCAGGGTGGCCATGAATTTACCGTCCGCTCCCACCGTGATGGTCTTCGAGCAGTCTCCTGCACCCACCACATCGCAGTAGGTTCCAGCCGCCAGGGTGCTGGTGTATTCGCGGGTGGTGGCTGCCCCGGTGTTGTTGATAGCTACATAGCCCTTGTTCCCCCGCCCGTAGGCTATCTGGTTGCTTCCGTCATCCCACCAGTTGCTCACCGCTGCGTCGCCCACAGCGTTGTTGAAGCCGACCATGCCGGTGATTTCATCTTGCCGCTGCTCACAAGTCCAGGACGAAGAATCGCAGTTCGCATTTGGCACCGAGGAATCGCCCGCTCCGGGAGCGCCAGCTTCCTTGTCAGTGAAGGTGAAGCCCGAGTAGACCGTGGGCGACCCATACGGCCAGGAGAGCATGAAGACGTTGGCCAGCAGGTACTTCGCGCCCCACTTGTAGTTCATGGATTCGCCATTGCGCTCGGTGTCGTGGTTGGTGACGAAAACTCCGGCGCGGTCGCTAGCGAGCTTGCCATCGCCGATGAAGCGCAAGTTGGCGATCTGCGCGTCGAAGTCGTGCTTGAGCTGGCGGGAATAGTCGAATTCGTGGGAGTCGCCGCTGCCCAGGTATTCGCTTTCCTGGATTGGCTCTCCCGAGGCGCCGATGACTTCGTGCACCCAGTAGGCACCGGAGTTCTTCATCTTTGATTTGATGGCTTCCAGGTCTGTTGCCGGGATGTGCTTCGAGGCATCGATGCGGAAGCCGGAGACGCCGAGCGAAACGAGATCATCCAGGTAGTCGGCGATGTTCTGCTGGACGTAGCTGCTGGAGGTCTTCAGATCCTGGAGGCCTACCAGGCGGCAATGCTGTACTTGCCAGCGGTCAGCGTAGTTGGTGATGTTGGTGCGGCAATCATTAAAGTCCTGGGCCGAGTACTCGGGGAAATGATCCTCGGAGAAGGGCGAGCCAGCGGTGCCGGTGCCGGATTGGCCGGCGCCAGCCATGTGGTTGACCACCGCGTCGGCGATGACTTTGACGCCAGCGTCGTTGCAGCTGTTCACCATGGCGGAGAATTCCTCACGGTTGCCGAGCTTGGAGTCCACTTTGTAGCTCACCGGCTGGTAGGAGGTCCACCATGCCGTGCCACGCAGGTGCTCTGCCGGAGGGGAAACCTGGACATAGCCGAAACCTGCCGGGCCGATGCTGGACTGGCATTCCTGAGCCACTGAATTCCAGTTCCATTGGAAGAGGTTGAGGATGACGTCTTTCCCGTCGTTAGATGGGGTGGCGGCCTGGGCTGGCGCGGAGAACAACGGCGCGGCGAGCAGGGCCAGTGAAGCGCCTAGGGCCGCGACTGGTTTGGCCCTTCCGGCGCCGATCCGGCGTTTTGTTGATTTGGCACGTGATGGCAAAAGTCCCACAGAAAAGCTCCTTTGATGTGATGAATGGGCTGCGATCCATCGACGCCGCTGCGCCGGGATCGCTCAACCACACGCTCCCCATCAACGTGTGACCTGCGACATAACTGTAAGCGCTTTCTCATGCCTTACCAACAAGTAAATTTTTGTAAACATATTAAATCCGCGAAACCAAACGGATAAATTGCCATAAAATTTTCCGGCCACAATCAAAATCTTGTCCATAATGGAAACGCTTACACAGCTGTTTAAAAGACCCTGTGCTCGCATTGAGGCACGAAAAAGGGTGGACGCCGCATTCGCGGCATCCACCCTTGAACGGATCGGTTATTAGACTCCGAAGTTGGCGTAGGTGAGGTTTTCTTTCTCCACCAAGGTCAAGACATCGTAGGTCGCAACAATTTCATCGTTCTGGTTATGCAAGACAGCGTCCCAGGCGACTTCACCGTATTCGTCGGTGACGCGAGGAGTGATCTTCTTGGCCGTGAGCGTCACGCGGATGGAGTCTCCCGCAGCCACCGGCGTAATGAAGCGCAATGACTCCAAACCGTAGTTGGCCAGCACCGGCCCCGGAGCCGGCTCAACGAATAGTCCAGCAGCCCAAGAGACCAGGAGGTACCCGTGGGCAACGATGCCCGGGAAGAACGGATTCAATTCGGCGGCCTTCGCATCGGTGTGCGCATAGAACGTATCGCCGGTCTTCTGTGCGAAGTCGCTGATGTCCTCCAAATTCACAACACGAAGGTCCGAGGCGAACCCGTCTCCTATGCGCAGCTCAGCCAGCGACTTGCGGAATGGGTGGGTGTTCTTGGCATCGCCACCAAATTTTTCGCATCCCGCCAGGCTCTGCTCAGCGCCGGCATGCCACACCCCGCTCAAGGCAGTAAGCATATTCGGCGATCCCTGCACCGCCGTGCGCTGCATATGGTGCTTGACCGACCGGATTCCGCCGAGCTCTTCCCCGCCGCCGGCACGGCCCGGGCCGCCATGCACAAGGTGAGGCACTGGTGAGCCATGGCCGGTGGTTGAGCGTGCGGTTTCCCGGTTCAGGATATGCACGCGGCCATGGTGGGCAGCGATGCCCAGAGCCAGCGAACGCACGGTATTGGCATCATTGCTGCACACTGTGGCCACCAGCGAGCCGGAGCCCATCGCGGCCAGCTGGACCGCTTCCTCAAGATTTTCGTAGCCAATTACGGAGCTGACCGGCCCAAAAGCTTCTCGGGAGTGGACCAATGGGTTGCGGGCGTCGTCCCAGCGAAGAATCACCGGCGACATGAACGCACCGGCGTCCGCCACGGCGTCTCGCTCCGGAGCCACGCGCACCGCCGGGGCTTCCAAGCGCCCATAGGCCAGCTCGCCACCGGCGTCGATCATGTCTTGAACCGCTGAGCGCACATCAGCCAGCTGCTCCAATGACGCGAGTGCGCCCATGGTCACGCCATCGACGCGCGGATCGCCAATAACAACTCGCTCGTCGATTCGCTTGCCAATGCCTGCGATAACGGGATCAACGAGGTGGGAGGGAACAATATTTCGGCGGATGGCGGTGCATTTCTGGCCAGCTTTGGAGGTCATCTCGGTGACGACTGCCTTGATAAATGCTTCGAATTCCGGGCTTCCCTCCTGCGCGTCAGGCCCAAGAATAGCCGCGTTGAGCGAGTCGGTTTCTGCCGCAAATCGCACTCCCCCGTCGATGACATTGGGATGGGATTTCAACTTGCTTGCGGTGGCCGCCGAGCCGGTGAAGGCGAACATGTCGCGGTAGTCGAGATGATCCATGATGTCCCTGGCCGACCCCGAAAGCAGCTGCAGGGAGCCTTCGGGAAGGATGCCGGATTCCAGCATCATGCGGACGGCGGCCTCAGCGAGGTAGCCAGTGGGAGTTGCAGGTTTAACAATGGTGGGAACCCCTGCGATAAAGGCCGGCGCAAACTTTTCAAGCATGCCCCAAACAGGGAAGTTGAACGCGTTGACCTGCACCACCACACCACTCATCGCAGTGTAGATATGCGTGCCGATAAAGGAGCCGTCTTTGCTTAGCGGTTCCGTGGAACCGTCGAGGATGACGTTGCTGTTAGGCAATTCGCGGCGGCCCTTGGAGGAAAAGGTGAAGAGCACCCCAATGCCGCCATCGATGTCCACCATGGAATCGATCTTCGTGGCGCCGGTTTTGAACGAAATCTCGTAAAGATCCTTGCGCCGTTCATTCAGATACAACGCCAGCTCCTTGAGCTTCAGCGCGCGCTCATGCAATGTCAGCTTGGCCAGCTCCTGTTGCCCGGTACCTCGTCCATAGGCGACCGCTGCTGCGACATCCAATTTGTCATTGGTAACCGAGGCAAGCAGTTCCCCCGTGTTGGCGTCCCGAACCTCCGTTCCGCCTCCGGATTCGGGAGTCCACCATTTTCCCGCGATGAAGCTGGGCACTACGCTGATCTGTTTTGTCGGCATTGACACAATTCCTTCCTGAACGGTCGGTCAGTATTAATATTAACCATATCAGGAAGAGCGTGACCAAGGACACCCGCAATTGGCGATTTTGAGATCATGAGCCCAAGATCCGACGGCGCAATGAGGGCAAGGCCTGCACTGAATCAGCGCTGTGCTGCCAGTGAACGCAGGCGCTCGAGATCGCAATCTTCCATGCCTTGGGCCAACAGATAAGTGCGCGCTGAACCGATCCAGGCGCAAAAATCCTCCAGTGCCTCAGCGCGCTCGCTGATGATCCCCCGCAGTTCTTCCTCGGTGCGATAGCTCTCGTAGGAATGCTTTCGCCCAGAGACCCGATGCCATTCATTAATGCCCCGCACCGCCAGCTCGTCGTGCACGAGAATGCGATCCTCCAGTCCGGCCAGGTCCAGCAGCAGCGTGGCGATCAGCCCCGAGCGGTCACGGCCTGCCGAGCAATGGATGACTGTTGCGCCTTGCGAGTTGGCCAAGTCCTCGAATATTGCACGCAGCTGGCTGCCGAATTCCTCGCAGACCAGCTGATACAGGCCCGTGTGATTCATATATGGCACGGCCATCGATTCAAACCGCTGATTGCCCGGTGTTTCCAGCGGCAAGTTCACAAGTTCAATGCCGGCAAGGCTGGCATCCGGAACCGCCGGATCGTGTTCGCGCCGATGAATCTCGCTTGGATTGCGCAGGTCAACGACCTTGGTGATGCCATCACCCTGCATTTGGCGCCACCCTTCCGCGCTCAGCCACTCATGGCG encodes:
- a CDS encoding carbohydrate-binding module family 20 domain-containing protein, whose translation is MGLLPSRAKSTKRRIGAGRAKPVAALGASLALLAAPLFSAPAQAATPSNDGKDVILNLFQWNWNSVAQECQSSIGPAGFGYVQVSPPAEHLRGTAWWTSYQPVSYKVDSKLGNREEFSAMVNSCNDAGVKVIADAVVNHMAGAGQSGTGTAGSPFSEDHFPEYSAQDFNDCRTNITNYADRWQVQHCRLVGLQDLKTSSSYVQQNIADYLDDLVSLGVSGFRIDASKHIPATDLEAIKSKMKNSGAYWVHEVIGASGEPIQESEYLGSGDSHEFDYSRQLKHDFDAQIANLRFIGDGKLASDRAGVFVTNHDTERNGESMNYKWGAKYLLANVFMLSWPYGSPTVYSGFTFTDKEAGAPGAGDSSVPNANCDSSSWTCEQRQDEITGMVGFNNAVGDAAVSNWWDDGSNQIAYGRGNKGYVAINNTGAATTREYTSTLAAGTYCDVVGAGDCSKTITVGADGKFMATLPAYGAVALHIGALADGSGGGSQTPDPVEDTADVSVAVTAETTMGQNIRIVGNQPELGSWDPAKAVQLSPANYPSWTGTADLPAGTQFEYKYIKYDQSGNAVWESGSNRTATVQADGSLNLADNWRN
- a CDS encoding nicotinamide mononucleotide transporter — protein: MDSILETLFMATADSGSSYVQILLSAASMLLVFVSAILLAHRNDLGWWTLILSVFVGPMISALQFDLLGLIYAIPLLVLPIFGLWRFSQFKLNGKFSREVTTTSITSWSAVGMIAGLILLVALRFGPFLFNSGFLSATPEVWVMYFADAAIFASFVMIARGVREGWLLLALAAIADLVIYFVISPMLGMLGLYVFIALAAAYGFFLWRSLPAAGSEPVQMELGEEELALQKAKQATLDKMNAETEK
- the paaZ gene encoding phenylacetic acid degradation bifunctional protein PaaZ, whose product is MPTKQISVVPSFIAGKWWTPESGGGTEVRDANTGELLASVTNDKLDVAAAVAYGRGTGQQELAKLTLHERALKLKELALYLNERRKDLYEISFKTGATKIDSMVDIDGGIGVLFTFSSKGRRELPNSNVILDGSTEPLSKDGSFIGTHIYTAMSGVVVQVNAFNFPVWGMLEKFAPAFIAGVPTIVKPATPTGYLAEAAVRMMLESGILPEGSLQLLSGSARDIMDHLDYRDMFAFTGSAATASKLKSHPNVIDGGVRFAAETDSLNAAILGPDAQEGSPEFEAFIKAVVTEMTSKAGQKCTAIRRNIVPSHLVDPVIAGIGKRIDERVVIGDPRVDGVTMGALASLEQLADVRSAVQDMIDAGGELAYGRLEAPAVRVAPERDAVADAGAFMSPVILRWDDARNPLVHSREAFGPVSSVIGYENLEEAVQLAAMGSGSLVATVCSNDANTVRSLALGIAAHHGRVHILNRETARSTTGHGSPVPHLVHGGPGRAGGGEELGGIRSVKHHMQRTAVQGSPNMLTALSGVWHAGAEQSLAGCEKFGGDAKNTHPFRKSLAELRIGDGFASDLRVVNLEDISDFAQKTGDTFYAHTDAKAAELNPFFPGIVAHGYLLVSWAAGLFVEPAPGPVLANYGLESLRFITPVAAGDSIRVTLTAKKITPRVTDEYGEVAWDAVLHNQNDEIVATYDVLTLVEKENLTYANFGV
- a CDS encoding tyrosine-protein phosphatase — encoded protein: MNQSLNYQKQTGDLPWAGAVNARHICGAFYRMGRHEWLSAEGWRQMQGDGITKVVDLRNPSEIHRREHDPAVPDASLAGIELVNLPLETPGNQRFESMAVPYMNHTGLYQLVCEEFGSQLRAIFEDLANSQGATVIHCSAGRDRSGLIATLLLDLAGLEDRILVHDELAVRGINEWHRVSGRKHSYESYRTEEELRGIISERAEALEDFCAWIGSARTYLLAQGMEDCDLERLRSLAAQR
- a CDS encoding TetR/AcrR family transcriptional regulator yields the protein MDTTDTASRPVKRGRPGYDQDAVLRIAVEAFNEYGYDATSMGKLADRLGISKSAIYHHVPSKEDLLRLALDAALIPLEAVNTEVRAHAGSADERLEFFLRSTIRILIEKRPYVTLLLRLRGNTELERQALERRRAMDRQLAELVTAAQSDGKLRDDLEPRSTARLLFGTINSIVDWYRVDGPLEASALEEQAVSLLFHGLHTEVK